gtatataacataattttgaagtatatttaataataacttacatACAAGAAAGTCCTAATTGAGACAGCAGTGACAAAATGAGGATTACATATTGtgttgtgaataaaatattacctatggtAAAACAAAATACAGTTTTTAGGCAGTACCAAATTTATTTGTaaccaattttcaaaatataccaaGGGTATCTAGGTGCTTTGGATGTTTGTCTTACcctgtgtatacataatatgtacgtaaAGATTCCCTAAGTATAATTTAGATAGCAGAAATTTCTAAGGAGTAAAgtgttaaaaatagaaaacacgGATGATTCTCCTAACACTTTAATGATCTTCACAGGAAACTATATACATACAGACAAATACATCAAACATTTCAATTGTCTTTGTGGTTTGTCGGTGCGGACGGTAATCTAAAACCAATCATATCCGCCGTTTCTTGAACGGTTTTTTCTCGCCTCTGGTGTTTGTCGGTGAGCTCGCGGCATATACGCTGTGATCGTATGTACTGCAAGTATGTGTCAGCGACCCATACCATCTCGTCGGGGCCACGACAGTACTGCGCCGGGGTGACTTGGTTTGATCGGTATTCAGACAGAATCAGCCGAATTAGAGGTCGGTCGAGCAACTTGCCGTCCGATGTGACGTACCGGAACTCCCGGGTCAGTGATCGTAGGAGAGATAGCCGTGTATTTCCAAACATTTCGAATGCGTTTGGTAGGTCTTCTTCTTGTACACGAAGAACGGTTATATCCAGTACAGACGAATAACccgaaaattctaaaaaaacatttgtagtACCCGAGGGCCACGACTCGTAAGACGCGTATTATTTGTTATCGAAAATTAAATTGATGTTATCAAAAgttatcattgtttttttttttaatttctgttaTCTCGGTTCGCAACCGGCATGCCAACAGCTGCAGTTTTAAACCTGCAACTACCCACCGGATCCCGTATTGCCGTGACGCATGATCCAAGTGACGTCACCAACTTCCCATCGTGTTTTTCCGAAGAAAAGCCACATAGTGGCGCCCGATTGGCCGGTTCCATGTTCGTGTAGTGTTCCCATTGGTCtgctttatattaatataagttataattcgGCGGTACGTCTCCGTATTACGGTTGTTTTTGCCAGTGTCCGGTGCACAGTGCACATCTCTCGACATTAAGGTTCACTGACATCTGAGTGCGTTTTGCGCTTATACTTTCGTGGCGTTTTTGCGACCGTCGGATTTCGTTTCTACACGTTGACCAAAAGTCGCGTCCGACATGTTGGAACTCAAGTATCTGATACTTGTGGTTTTCGCCCTGGCGTTGTCGCCAATAACCGGTAAGTTTGCCGTGTACttatttttggattttgttaACACTTTTAACGGCGATTAACTTGTgattatttacaaacaattttccTGTTACCTTTAGAACGATGTGTAGCCGAAGACCTAGAGGGCGAaggagaaataataaaaacatttacggTTGACGCAACCGTTGAAGGTGTCAGCAAAGAAGGAGCAGTTACTGgtaaaatttattacaatttaataatacgtGTATTTTGTGTCTGAGTGTGTACCGCAGGCATTTAATTAAAGGAACTTGTGTTCTAAACTAGTACAGGTTAATTCAGaacattcacaaaatattaattttcatgagGAATAATATCTCTTACTTGACACTGATTTGATTAAGTCAAAAGATTATACTAAAGCAAACCACaactaaactaaataaaataaaaaaactaagatgacttatataaatgaaaatactttATTCATGTATGATTTTCAttcttacaatttaattatatgtacataaaaatgcaattattacatatattttttaaagccaTCTACCtccctttattttttttttcagtagacTTATTGAAATAACGATGTGTCTCAACAGTTATTCAACATTATCTTagtaatatttagatataaataaatttcatacacatgatttataaattataacaaaaaattaataactgagATATTCACTTTGGtaagtataaaatcaaaaaccaattaaaatcGTACAGTTAGATTCTACTTCCTTTACTTagagtttattaaatatttaattatttactaaaaagtaaaataaatatatctactaATACTCtgagataaaaattatttcttgatTTAACTTAACAACTTCTGGCTAGTTATTTCAAACCATGAGGTATAATTaaacaattgatattttttatctgcACGTAGGggtaatcgaaaaaaaaaatccccagactacaatattactcataaccacatgcaacatgaacaaatattttttaaacgttaattagtatctataattaccatttaccatattattactatttaattacaaatacgtatattatattattaaaaaaattatatattataaataatattttgttttaaattacgataatatattatttgtaatatgcCTCGTGCCAacattctataaattattgtttgataattattattattattacctatattttgtataatatttttgtatactatgtttttaactttattatttgacgtatcgatcatttgaaatatttttatatgatatatttgtgaagttgttaagttaattaagttgaattacacataatatttaaaataaaatattatttataatgtataatttttttaatattataatataatatacgtatttgtaattaaatattaataatgtggtatatggtaattatagatactaattaacatttaaaaaattatttgttcatgttgcatgtggttgtgagtaatattgtagtctggggtTTGTTCATCGGAGAATTTTTTTCCCGGGATTCGTAggtaggatatattatattgctgtagatgatatgtttttttttatattgtgattGATTGTTaagatatatagtaataataataaaaaaaaatagaatattagctataaaactattattattattagatagatATATATACTGCAAACAAGCAgttatacattacatattataactaatgaaaaatatttcatgatacCGTATTTCCGCTTGGAGGCcttttcaatcttttttttatgtcattatttattattagttaatcaATTAAGCTAATTATTCTTGTCtgtaacatgtttttaaaaaaaaaaccttaataattaaaacgaaaaccatataatatagtagtattaACAGTTTTAATCTTAACTAATGtatctaaaatactaaaataaaataatatttcagatgATAAGGCAGCTGTAAATGCAGAAGAACGAATTAAATTAGATGGATTGAATGCTGCACAGTTAAAAGAACTGAAAGAACAGGCAGAAACATTTACTTTCCAAGCTGAAGTTAATCGAATGATGAAACTTATTATCAACTCGTTATATAGAAACAaagaagtaaatattatttttaaattgttttgataaacactaaataatactaatttattattgtttttagatttatttaagaGAACTTATTTCAAATGCTTCAGATGCTTTAGATAAAATAAGATTATTGGCGTTGTCTAATACTAATCTTTTAGATGCAACAAA
Above is a window of Metopolophium dirhodum isolate CAU chromosome 3, ASM1992520v1, whole genome shotgun sequence DNA encoding:
- the LOC132942166 gene encoding protein FMC1 homolog, which produces MFGNTRLSLLRSLTREFRYVTSDGKLLDRPLIRLILSEYRSNQVTPAQYCRGPDEMVWVADTYLQYIRSQRICRELTDKHQRREKTVQETADMIGFRLPSAPTNHKDN